A genomic window from Leptospira ryugenii includes:
- a CDS encoding LBF_1134 family protein, whose amino-acid sequence MRNCFLSVFVCLTFIQCAGANIKIKVKEDLSGEFLIYEKRIKSQNNLVNMGTGLVPKSDAELIIRERSYEFQNIYKILPKGLRFYRYQEELEKEHTFVVLIDTSSESPLLSDLNLDERGLQAILLEAKKRDDLLRFNALVNHLQLEIFLPYQIKSVHFRETRTPGDWTARSDGNGKVVINIPIDAMRANEHRYTEVYVKFNP is encoded by the coding sequence ATGAGGAATTGTTTTTTATCAGTCTTTGTTTGCCTCACCTTCATACAATGTGCAGGTGCAAATATCAAGATCAAGGTCAAAGAAGATTTATCAGGAGAATTTTTGATCTATGAGAAAAGGATAAAAAGCCAAAACAACCTAGTCAATATGGGAACAGGCTTAGTTCCCAAGTCCGATGCAGAACTCATTATTCGAGAAAGGTCTTATGAATTTCAAAATATCTATAAGATTCTTCCCAAAGGCTTACGATTTTATCGCTACCAAGAAGAATTAGAAAAAGAGCATACGTTTGTTGTTTTGATTGATACGAGTTCGGAATCTCCTCTTTTAAGTGATCTGAACCTAGATGAGAGAGGACTACAAGCGATTCTTTTGGAAGCAAAAAAAAGAGATGACCTTCTAAGGTTCAATGCTTTGGTCAATCATCTTCAATTGGAAATCTTTTTGCCGTATCAAATCAAATCTGTTCATTTCCGTGAGACAAGAACGCCAGGTGATTGGACAGCCCGTTCGGATGGTAATGGCAAAGTAGTGATCAACATACCCATAGATGCAATGAGAGCCAATGAACACCGGTATACAGAGGTCTATGTAAAGTTTAACCCATAG
- a CDS encoding precorrin-2 dehydrogenase/sirohydrochlorin ferrochelatase family protein, with the protein MQKRYPIFLNLSDKQVLIAGGGSACLEKLMGLSEIPCQIQIVSPEISPAVHEFISGKPNIHVILRTLVETDLEGKDLIFLATNNGKTNAEFRNLANQKGIWVNAVDDPVNCDFFSASQVKVGSIRFAISTEGNFAGISSLLRQILEELIPVEHADDFEALFEIRRQLKLRLSDPQKRKLALQSVIKQLRETYFQ; encoded by the coding sequence ATGCAAAAACGATATCCAATCTTCCTTAATCTCAGCGACAAACAAGTGCTCATCGCAGGTGGAGGATCTGCCTGTTTGGAGAAGTTAATGGGTTTATCTGAGATTCCATGCCAAATCCAAATTGTCTCACCTGAAATCTCGCCTGCCGTTCATGAATTTATTTCAGGCAAACCCAACATCCATGTGATCCTTAGAACCTTAGTAGAAACTGATTTAGAAGGAAAGGATCTGATCTTTCTTGCGACAAATAATGGAAAGACCAATGCGGAGTTTCGAAACTTAGCCAACCAAAAGGGAATTTGGGTAAATGCAGTGGATGATCCTGTAAATTGTGATTTTTTTAGCGCCTCACAAGTAAAAGTTGGTTCCATTCGTTTTGCCATCAGCACAGAAGGAAATTTTGCTGGAATCAGTTCTCTTTTACGCCAAATCTTAGAAGAATTGATACCTGTGGAACATGCAGACGATTTTGAGGCTTTGTTTGAAATCAGAAGGCAATTGAAGCTAAGACTTTCCGATCCCCAAAAAAGAAAGCTAGCATTGCAATCTGTCATCAAACAATTACGTGAGACGTATTTCCAATAA
- the cobA gene encoding uroporphyrinogen-III C-methyltransferase, with amino-acid sequence MASPKAMSIPPSRPGFVSFVSAGPGSPDLLTLRAESLLKSAEVVLYDALLEEGMQKLFPNEAECVYVGKRSGAHSKTQEEINELLVHYGKQGKQIVRLKGGDASVFGRLGEEIQILRSHNIPFQIIPGVSSVTAGISELNSSLTLRGVSRQILIIDGHSIVEDPKSASYLSSFPGTLVILMASQKVEIVASILLELGYKKETPIGLVEKAGSSSSQMQISTLGEAKEYGLKLSTDGPGILYLGETLRETYNLYQEHAKTISNLP; translated from the coding sequence TTGGCTTCCCCTAAAGCCATGTCTATCCCCCCTTCTAGACCTGGCTTTGTGAGTTTTGTGAGTGCAGGACCTGGCTCTCCTGACCTCCTTACCTTAAGGGCAGAGAGCCTACTCAAATCTGCAGAGGTTGTTCTCTATGATGCCCTTTTAGAAGAGGGTATGCAAAAGCTATTTCCCAATGAGGCAGAATGTGTATATGTCGGAAAGCGGAGTGGTGCCCATTCGAAAACGCAAGAGGAAATCAATGAACTCTTGGTCCACTACGGCAAACAAGGCAAACAAATCGTGCGCCTGAAAGGTGGGGATGCCAGTGTCTTTGGTAGACTAGGTGAAGAAATCCAAATCTTAAGGAGCCACAACATACCTTTCCAAATCATTCCAGGTGTAAGTTCCGTGACAGCTGGCATCAGCGAATTGAACTCCTCATTGACACTACGCGGGGTCTCGCGCCAAATCCTCATCATTGATGGGCATAGCATTGTGGAAGACCCAAAGTCAGCATCGTATCTATCTTCCTTCCCTGGAACACTTGTTATCTTGATGGCCAGCCAAAAAGTGGAGATTGTTGCTAGCATCTTATTAGAGCTTGGATACAAAAAAGAAACCCCCATCGGCTTGGTAGAAAAAGCAGGGAGTTCCTCGAGCCAAATGCAGATTTCCACTTTGGGTGAAGCCAAAGAATATGGATTGAAACTCAGTACTGATGGACCAGGGATACTGTATCTCGGAGAAACTTTACGAGAGACGTATAATCTCTACCAAGAACATGCAAAAACGATATCCAATCTTCCTTAA
- a CDS encoding diflavin oxidoreductase: MVPWHKPIIRKGRKAPMLSDEKRNRFFQLLRESTKEEWVWMNGYLSAMMQPMLGSDPVFSEQVPNERVVPNVVSTSAISSAKLTISVVYGTETGNAKKLATQFVKQLKDLGHNAKLKSTETYKANELDQEKNLIVVVSTHGDGDPPNAAKKFVETLKERTSPLKSINFAVLGLGDTSYPLFCKTGEDVDQELSRLGGTRIQSLGKCDLDIESVATPWFQSLSQKLGGIGVSSGAITKEASPVAKAGGRIIYAGRISQNIVLNDTGATKSVRHIEITCDSEIDYEPGDSAGFFPKNTEADVNRIVSLLNVDSEDRVSFSNETWMLKDLLKNKVSIRNLPKRVLEKYQKAINAEIASGVFDLDELLTQYPWKGDVQALVDILESMVPRYYSISSSKKAHGDTELHLTVAEVEIKTSIDTKAGLCSGFLSEMQEGESVEFYIQKNPNFRLPSDETPIIMIGPGTGIAPFRSFVWEREANQASGKNWLFFGERNFVSDFYYQAEFLQLMETGVLQKLNTAFSRDTKKKVYVQDRMRENTNELLKWIQEGACIYVCGSKDPMSKDVERALIEILSQREFDKDKSPEEYLNQLEEAGRYKKDVY, from the coding sequence ATGGTACCTTGGCACAAGCCTATCATACGAAAAGGACGAAAAGCTCCTATGCTCTCTGACGAAAAACGGAATCGTTTTTTCCAATTACTACGTGAATCTACCAAAGAAGAATGGGTCTGGATGAATGGCTATCTTTCAGCCATGATGCAACCCATGTTAGGCTCTGACCCCGTTTTTTCAGAGCAGGTTCCCAACGAACGTGTTGTACCTAATGTTGTTTCTACCTCAGCAATCTCAAGTGCCAAACTCACAATTTCCGTTGTCTATGGAACGGAGACAGGCAATGCAAAAAAACTGGCTACTCAGTTTGTAAAACAACTCAAGGATTTAGGTCACAACGCAAAGCTTAAGAGTACAGAAACCTATAAAGCAAATGAATTAGACCAAGAAAAAAATCTAATCGTCGTTGTCTCAACGCATGGTGATGGAGATCCACCGAACGCAGCAAAAAAATTTGTAGAGACCTTGAAAGAACGTACATCCCCCTTAAAATCAATTAATTTCGCAGTACTAGGATTAGGTGATACATCCTATCCTTTGTTTTGTAAAACAGGTGAAGACGTAGACCAAGAATTGTCTCGTTTGGGTGGAACAAGAATCCAAAGTTTAGGAAAATGCGATTTAGATATTGAATCGGTGGCCACACCATGGTTCCAATCTTTAAGCCAGAAGTTAGGTGGTATAGGCGTCTCGAGTGGAGCCATTACAAAGGAAGCGAGTCCTGTTGCCAAGGCAGGTGGCCGTATCATTTACGCTGGTAGGATCAGCCAGAATATAGTTTTGAATGATACAGGCGCTACAAAGTCTGTTCGTCACATTGAAATCACATGTGATTCTGAAATTGATTATGAACCGGGAGACAGTGCAGGATTCTTCCCTAAAAATACAGAGGCAGATGTGAATCGCATTGTAAGTCTACTCAATGTAGACTCCGAAGATCGAGTGAGTTTTTCGAATGAGACATGGATGCTCAAGGATCTTTTAAAAAACAAAGTTTCCATCCGCAATCTACCGAAACGTGTCTTAGAAAAATACCAGAAAGCAATCAATGCAGAAATTGCGAGTGGAGTCTTTGATTTAGACGAATTGCTAACCCAATACCCTTGGAAAGGCGATGTGCAAGCACTCGTTGATATTTTAGAGTCGATGGTACCTAGATATTATTCTATATCTTCTTCTAAGAAAGCACATGGGGATACCGAGTTACACCTAACGGTTGCGGAAGTAGAGATCAAAACAAGCATTGATACGAAGGCTGGTCTTTGTTCTGGCTTCCTTTCTGAGATGCAAGAAGGGGAAAGTGTGGAGTTTTATATCCAAAAAAATCCAAATTTCAGACTTCCTTCCGATGAGACCCCTATCATTATGATAGGCCCAGGAACAGGGATTGCACCGTTTCGCTCTTTTGTTTGGGAAAGGGAGGCAAACCAAGCATCGGGTAAGAATTGGCTATTTTTTGGAGAACGCAATTTTGTCTCAGATTTTTACTACCAAGCAGAGTTTCTACAGTTGATGGAGACAGGCGTATTACAAAAGTTAAATACTGCATTTTCTCGAGATACAAAGAAAAAAGTATATGTTCAAGATCGTATGCGTGAGAATACCAATGAACTTCTCAAATGGATCCAAGAAGGAGCTTGCATCTACGTCTGTGGTTCAAAAGATCCGATGAGTAAAGATGTAGAGAGAGCCTTGATCGAGATTTTGTCGCAAAGAGAATTTGATAAAGACAAATCCCCAGAAGAATATTTGAATCAGCTGGAAGAAGCTGGAAGGTACAAAAAGGACGTTTATTAA
- a CDS encoding assimilatory sulfite reductase (NADPH) hemoprotein subunit, with the protein MSQEIKKETLAEKVKRESKALRGTLKESLLDEHTGSLRANDQLLLKFHGMYQQDDRDRREERALKKLDRLHSFMIRLRIPGGMIGPVHWEALHNIAGENSTGTIKITTRQTVQLHGILKSQIKPTIKAFDQVFLDSIAACGDVNRNVTCTSNPSASPLHKEVYSYAGEISRHLLPKTRAYYEIWLDEKQLVEKEEPLDPLYKDVYLPRKFKIGIAIPPHNDVDVFTNDIGLIAIIEGNELKGFNVAIGGGLGTTHGNAETYPRLATVIGYVSKKDVLKVVYEIVTVQRDFGNREDRKLSRLKYTVDRLGVDFYKAEVEKRSGIQLQPAKDFKFNTRTDEFGWMQDSLGNWHYTLFVENGRVLDEDNYLLKTCLLEVSKTRRAVFRFTCNQNLILSDIFPKDKALIESILEKYGVIKKTLEASPIRKNSMACVALSTCPLALAEAQRYLPSLIDKIEVLLMKHSLKNDPITIRMTGCPNGCARPYISEIGLVGTAYGKYNLHLGADWEGLRLNQKYKENLNEEQILSELDQMFSRYSKERNAKESFGDYVVRAGILQRN; encoded by the coding sequence ATGTCTCAAGAAATAAAAAAAGAAACATTAGCAGAAAAGGTAAAGAGAGAAAGTAAGGCCTTACGTGGCACGCTTAAGGAAAGTCTTCTTGATGAACACACTGGCTCTCTTCGGGCAAATGACCAACTCCTTTTAAAATTCCATGGTATGTACCAACAGGATGACAGAGACCGAAGGGAAGAGCGAGCTTTAAAAAAATTAGATCGTTTACATTCTTTCATGATTCGTCTACGTATACCAGGCGGAATGATTGGACCTGTGCATTGGGAAGCTTTGCACAACATAGCTGGTGAAAACTCTACAGGTACGATAAAGATAACAACTAGACAAACTGTACAATTGCATGGAATCCTTAAGTCTCAAATTAAACCAACAATCAAAGCATTTGACCAGGTTTTTTTAGACTCGATAGCTGCCTGCGGAGATGTTAATCGAAACGTTACCTGTACTTCCAATCCTTCCGCATCACCACTTCATAAAGAAGTGTATTCATATGCAGGAGAGATTAGCCGCCATCTGTTGCCAAAAACGCGTGCCTACTATGAAATCTGGTTAGATGAAAAACAACTAGTAGAAAAAGAAGAACCACTCGATCCGCTGTATAAAGATGTTTATCTGCCTCGAAAATTTAAAATCGGAATCGCAATCCCTCCCCACAATGATGTGGATGTGTTTACCAATGACATTGGCCTGATTGCGATCATTGAAGGGAATGAACTCAAAGGATTCAATGTTGCGATTGGTGGAGGCTTAGGTACAACGCATGGCAATGCGGAAACCTATCCAAGGTTAGCAACTGTCATCGGCTATGTGTCAAAAAAAGATGTCCTCAAAGTCGTCTATGAAATTGTCACAGTTCAAAGAGATTTTGGGAATCGAGAAGACCGTAAACTTTCTCGGCTAAAGTATACTGTCGACCGACTCGGCGTGGACTTCTATAAAGCAGAAGTAGAAAAAAGATCTGGAATCCAACTCCAACCTGCCAAAGATTTTAAATTTAATACTCGGACCGATGAATTCGGATGGATGCAAGACTCTTTAGGAAACTGGCATTATACATTGTTCGTGGAAAATGGAAGAGTCTTAGATGAAGACAATTATCTATTAAAAACATGTTTATTGGAAGTTTCGAAAACTAGACGTGCAGTATTTAGATTTACCTGTAACCAAAATTTAATTCTATCAGATATTTTTCCAAAGGATAAGGCACTCATCGAATCGATTTTGGAAAAATACGGTGTAATCAAAAAAACTTTGGAAGCATCTCCGATACGAAAGAATTCCATGGCCTGTGTTGCATTAAGCACTTGTCCCTTGGCACTTGCAGAAGCTCAAAGGTATCTACCTTCACTTATTGATAAAATTGAAGTACTTTTGATGAAACATAGCTTAAAAAATGACCCTATCACCATCCGTATGACAGGTTGTCCAAATGGATGTGCTCGTCCTTATATTTCTGAGATAGGGTTGGTTGGTACGGCGTATGGAAAGTACAATTTGCACCTTGGTGCCGATTGGGAAGGATTGAGACTAAACCAAAAGTACAAAGAAAATCTCAACGAAGAACAAATCCTCAGTGAGTTAGACCAGATGTTCTCAAGATATTCCAAAGAAAGAAACGCAAAAGAATCATTTGGAGATTATGTAGTTAGAGCTGGGATTTTGCAAAGAAACTAA
- a CDS encoding ATP-binding protein produces MQESLFDQDLLLELSLGLPCPIFHLHRNEGGEFRFISFSEQLPKLLNLNANSLMENASIFFDIISLDDRDRFFQSLESSIQDGNSWELEWRIQSNLKPRWLYACAKVLEKDDGFHWYAILKEISERKETESEYIIHAELETLLVRRMQEGVIVHDLDGKVTFINSSAERILGLSYKQIVGISEIQNSWHFVDESGKLIDPEFHPTMVTLRTLEPITDFTMGIQKPDGEITWISVNTEILYHPEKKIPIKVFAVFHDITTSKKYETLLISAKQKAEAADRIKTSFLANMSHEIRTPLNAIIGYTELLLDANLTEEVGAQLRIIRNSGNLLLNIINDILDLSKIDANQMKIDEYPVSFKEISERIKESASILISKKTKPIQWKQSIDENLPTMFLGDENRILQIILNLVNNAIKFTEEGEIEFRIEKDKEEIVFSIRDTGKGIFPENYERIFQPFQQEDFGDARKYGGTGLGLTISKKLIESMGGKIRFVSSVLEDHGTVFYIHLPLKHVIPEPYPELKVLHSELNNVSHESINILLADDDLVNQKLALRMLSQFNVKITSDGKEAFELYLQSNFDIIILDVQMPVMTGYEVASEIRKYELEKNKEKKTPIIFLSAAALKEDQERGLHAGGNAYLTKPIKKQSLIDTILKLVSLQNPSSNYIISK; encoded by the coding sequence GTGCAAGAAAGTCTATTTGACCAAGATTTGCTCCTGGAGCTTAGCCTAGGTTTACCCTGCCCTATATTCCATTTGCATCGCAATGAAGGAGGAGAGTTCCGATTCATTTCCTTCTCCGAGCAACTTCCAAAACTTCTCAACTTGAATGCAAATTCGTTGATGGAGAATGCAAGTATATTCTTCGACATCATTTCGTTAGACGATCGAGATCGTTTTTTCCAAAGTCTAGAATCCTCCATTCAAGATGGAAATTCTTGGGAATTGGAATGGAGAATTCAATCAAATCTCAAACCAAGATGGTTATATGCCTGTGCAAAGGTTTTAGAAAAAGATGATGGTTTCCATTGGTATGCGATCCTAAAAGAAATTTCCGAGCGCAAGGAAACAGAATCCGAATACATCATCCATGCCGAACTAGAAACATTGTTAGTTCGGCGAATGCAAGAGGGAGTCATAGTACATGATTTAGATGGGAAAGTCACCTTTATCAACTCAAGTGCTGAGAGAATCCTTGGTCTCTCTTATAAACAAATTGTTGGGATTAGTGAAATACAAAATTCTTGGCATTTTGTAGATGAATCTGGAAAGTTAATAGATCCAGAATTTCATCCAACAATGGTTACACTTCGTACCTTAGAACCGATTACTGATTTCACGATGGGAATACAAAAACCAGATGGCGAAATCACTTGGATTTCCGTAAATACTGAAATCCTCTACCACCCTGAAAAAAAAATACCGATAAAGGTTTTTGCTGTCTTTCATGATATCACCACATCCAAAAAATATGAAACGCTCTTAATCTCTGCCAAACAAAAGGCAGAAGCGGCAGACAGAATTAAAACATCCTTTCTCGCAAACATGTCTCATGAAATCCGTACACCTTTGAATGCCATTATCGGTTATACAGAGCTTTTATTGGATGCCAACCTGACAGAAGAAGTCGGTGCCCAACTTAGGATCATTCGAAACAGTGGCAACTTATTGCTAAATATTATCAATGATATCTTAGATCTTTCCAAGATAGATGCGAATCAAATGAAAATCGATGAGTATCCTGTTTCGTTTAAGGAAATCTCGGAGCGTATCAAGGAGAGTGCATCAATTTTGATCTCCAAAAAAACGAAACCCATCCAATGGAAACAATCCATAGATGAGAACCTTCCTACGATGTTTTTGGGAGATGAAAATCGGATATTACAGATTATATTAAACTTAGTCAACAATGCGATTAAATTCACCGAGGAGGGCGAGATTGAATTCCGAATTGAGAAAGACAAAGAGGAGATCGTATTTTCCATCCGAGACACGGGGAAAGGAATATTCCCTGAAAACTATGAGAGGATCTTTCAACCTTTCCAACAGGAAGACTTTGGTGATGCAAGAAAGTATGGCGGCACGGGACTTGGTCTTACAATTTCAAAAAAACTCATAGAATCTATGGGGGGTAAAATCCGCTTTGTTTCTTCTGTATTGGAGGATCATGGAACCGTTTTTTATATCCATCTTCCGCTTAAACACGTTATACCCGAGCCCTATCCCGAATTAAAAGTCTTACATTCCGAACTTAACAATGTGAGTCATGAATCCATAAACATCCTTTTAGCAGATGATGATTTGGTGAACCAGAAGCTCGCCTTGCGTATGTTATCACAATTTAATGTAAAAATCACTTCAGATGGGAAAGAAGCATTTGAGCTGTACCTCCAATCAAACTTTGATATCATCATTTTAGATGTGCAAATGCCAGTGATGACTGGCTACGAGGTGGCTAGTGAAATTAGAAAGTATGAACTTGAAAAAAACAAAGAGAAGAAAACTCCGATTATTTTTCTATCAGCTGCTGCTTTAAAAGAAGACCAAGAAAGGGGCCTCCACGCAGGAGGCAATGCTTACTTAACAAAACCCATTAAAAAGCAAAGTTTGATTGATACAATTTTGAAGTTAGTTTCTTTGCAAAATCCCAGCTCTAACTACATAATCTCCAAATGA
- a CDS encoding sulfate adenylyltransferase subunit 1, with protein MDLLRFITAGSVDDGKSTLIGRLLYDSKSVFIDQLEALERAGQVNGEINLALLTDGLKAEREQGITIDVAYKYFSTPKRKFIIADAPGHIQYTRNMVTGASNSDLAIILVDARKGVIEQTYRHSYIVSLLRLPHVLVCVNKMDLVEYSETVFLDICEQYKKFAKDLQIKSLDFLPISALKGDNVVDLSSAMPWWKGKSLLQHLEEVEIDTEEVSLFPRFPVQYVIRPQTTEFHDYRGYAGQIRSGSFRVGDSVKILPSGLVSKIAGIDTYEGSLNEAHYPMSVTIRLADDIDVSRGDMIVTSNQEPTVSQDIEAELCWMDAKALVPGNKYLLRQTTGNVKCLVKEIQFLVDTQTHQKLESSQLALNQIGRVSIRTAKPMAFDSYASIRSTGSFILVDEGTNQTVAAGMIL; from the coding sequence ATGGATTTATTAAGATTTATCACGGCAGGAAGTGTCGATGACGGAAAATCAACTTTGATTGGCCGACTCTTGTATGACAGCAAATCTGTTTTCATTGATCAATTGGAGGCATTGGAAAGAGCAGGTCAGGTAAATGGTGAAATAAACTTAGCCCTTCTCACGGACGGACTGAAAGCCGAGCGAGAGCAAGGCATTACCATTGATGTAGCATATAAGTATTTTTCGACACCAAAACGAAAGTTTATCATTGCAGATGCGCCAGGTCACATCCAATACACTAGAAATATGGTGACAGGGGCATCTAATTCTGATTTGGCGATCATTCTCGTTGACGCAAGAAAAGGAGTCATCGAACAAACCTATAGACACTCCTATATTGTATCTCTCCTTCGCCTTCCACACGTTCTTGTATGTGTAAATAAAATGGATTTGGTTGAGTATTCGGAGACTGTTTTTTTAGATATCTGTGAGCAGTACAAAAAATTTGCAAAAGACCTACAGATCAAATCCTTGGACTTTCTCCCTATTTCAGCATTAAAGGGAGACAATGTTGTTGATCTTTCTTCTGCGATGCCATGGTGGAAGGGAAAATCCTTACTCCAACATTTAGAAGAGGTGGAAATTGATACCGAAGAGGTTAGTCTTTTCCCACGTTTTCCCGTACAATACGTAATCCGACCACAGACCACTGAATTCCATGACTATAGAGGATATGCAGGGCAGATTAGGAGTGGGTCCTTTCGGGTTGGAGATTCAGTCAAGATATTGCCATCAGGACTCGTATCAAAAATTGCAGGAATAGATACCTATGAAGGTTCTCTCAATGAGGCGCACTACCCAATGTCGGTCACCATTCGATTGGCTGATGACATCGATGTGAGCCGTGGCGATATGATTGTGACAAGCAACCAAGAGCCAACGGTATCACAAGACATAGAGGCAGAACTTTGTTGGATGGATGCAAAAGCTCTAGTTCCTGGAAATAAATATCTCCTTAGGCAAACCACCGGCAATGTAAAGTGTCTAGTTAAAGAAATCCAATTTTTGGTGGATACGCAGACACATCAAAAATTAGAATCATCCCAACTTGCTCTGAACCAAATTGGCAGAGTCAGCATTCGAACAGCAAAACCGATGGCTTTTGATTCGTATGCTAGCATACGATCGACGGGCAGCTTTATCCTAGTGGATGAAGGCACAAACCAGACCGTCGCGGCAGGTATGATTCTATAA
- the cysD gene encoding sulfate adenylyltransferase subunit CysD: MKQRLSHLKQLEAESIYIMREVASQFERPALLFSGGKDSITLVHLALKAFRPGKFPFPLVHIDTGHNFVEALDFRDRLAERIGEKLIVRYVQDSIDQGKAVEEKGKFPSRNAIQTVTLLDTIAEFKFDACIGGARRDEEKARAKERVFSVRDEFGSWDPKLQRPELWNIYNGKIHVGENVRVFPISNWTELDVWEYIREEQIELPSLYFSHQREIVWRDNLVFPVSKFITLDSQDKVETKTIRFRTVGDMTCTAAVESQADNIDDIIKEIQTSRTTERGSRLDDKRSEAAMEERKRGGYF, encoded by the coding sequence ATGAAGCAAAGATTGTCACACTTAAAACAACTGGAAGCGGAATCTATTTATATTATGAGAGAAGTAGCTTCGCAATTTGAAAGGCCTGCGCTTCTATTTTCAGGTGGAAAGGATTCCATAACTTTGGTGCACCTTGCATTAAAGGCTTTTAGACCTGGTAAATTTCCTTTCCCTCTTGTCCATATTGACACCGGACACAACTTCGTTGAAGCACTGGATTTTAGGGATCGCTTAGCAGAACGCATTGGTGAAAAATTGATCGTACGTTATGTACAAGATTCGATAGACCAAGGAAAAGCGGTAGAAGAAAAAGGAAAGTTTCCTAGTCGCAATGCCATTCAAACTGTTACATTACTAGATACTATCGCTGAGTTTAAATTTGACGCTTGCATAGGTGGTGCTAGGCGAGATGAAGAAAAAGCTAGAGCAAAAGAGCGTGTTTTTTCTGTCAGAGATGAGTTTGGGTCCTGGGATCCCAAACTCCAAAGACCAGAGCTCTGGAATATTTATAATGGAAAAATCCATGTGGGAGAAAATGTTCGAGTCTTTCCTATCAGCAATTGGACAGAACTAGATGTTTGGGAATATATACGTGAGGAACAAATAGAACTTCCAAGTCTTTACTTTTCACACCAAAGGGAGATTGTATGGCGTGATAATTTGGTATTCCCTGTTTCCAAATTTATCACTTTGGATTCTCAAGATAAGGTAGAAACAAAAACTATCCGCTTCCGTACTGTTGGTGATATGACCTGTACAGCAGCAGTGGAGTCCCAAGCAGATAACATTGACGATATCATCAAAGAAATTCAAACTTCTAGAACTACAGAGCGAGGTTCCCGATTGGATGATAAACGATCCGAAGCGGCCATGGAAGAAAGAAAACGTGGAGGTTACTTTTAA
- a CDS encoding phosphoadenylyl-sulfate reductase, translating to MNVQELTETLIGKDSLGILKTIDSKYGSEAVFTSSFGLEDQIITHLIFSQGLNIRVVTLDTGRLFKETYEVQQRTLDQYGKKIEVFFPDPKDLERYLTEKGPNAFYQSIELRKECCHIRKVLPLNRALVGAKLWITGIRKEQSGNRNDMPLVEIDSAKEILKVHPILQWSWEDCLSFAKENKIPYNPLHEEGYPSIGCAPCTRAIEPGEDFRAGRWWWENEDTKECGLHWVDGKLTRKKGN from the coding sequence ATGAATGTCCAGGAACTCACTGAAACTTTAATCGGGAAAGACTCTCTTGGTATACTAAAAACAATTGATTCTAAATATGGGAGCGAAGCCGTTTTTACATCAAGTTTTGGTTTAGAAGACCAAATCATCACTCATTTGATTTTCTCTCAAGGACTCAACATTCGAGTGGTCACACTTGATACAGGAAGATTATTTAAAGAAACCTATGAAGTCCAACAGAGAACCTTGGACCAATATGGAAAAAAGATAGAAGTATTTTTCCCAGATCCAAAGGACTTAGAGAGATATCTTACCGAGAAAGGACCCAATGCATTTTACCAATCCATTGAGCTTCGAAAGGAATGTTGCCATATTCGTAAGGTATTGCCATTAAACAGAGCATTAGTTGGTGCTAAACTTTGGATCACAGGCATTCGAAAAGAACAGTCTGGAAATCGAAATGATATGCCATTAGTAGAAATTGATTCAGCGAAAGAGATTTTAAAAGTGCACCCCATCCTTCAGTGGTCATGGGAAGACTGCCTATCCTTCGCGAAAGAAAACAAAATACCATACAACCCTTTACACGAAGAAGGATATCCGAGTATTGGTTGTGCACCATGTACGCGTGCCATAGAACCAGGAGAAGATTTCCGTGCCGGCCGATGGTGGTGGGAAAATGAAGATACGAAAGAATGTGGACTCCATTGGGTAGATGGAAAGCTCACGAGAAAAAAAGGAAATTAA